A single region of the Parasphingorhabdus litoris DSM 22379 genome encodes:
- the ada gene encoding bifunctional DNA-binding transcriptional regulator/O6-methylguanine-DNA methyltransferase Ada: MNNNESLIDDNMAWQAVANRDRSYDGKFVTGVLTTGIYCRPSCAARHPKRENVRFFAKPEQAEAEGLRACLRCMPKDVARDDAAVKAVIDAIRMAETAPTLDELGAMTSYSPTHLQRIFKREMGLSPAAYARALRSERAKQALDDGASVTEAIYDAGYGSASRFYADNGKRLGMKPSAWKNGGAGVTIRWANVETSLGTMMVAATDKGVCCLSFNEGEEELHDRFPKADLQPGDDAFQELLSEVAASVEKPGDFSHIPLDVQGTAFQEAVWQELQKIPLGETRSYADIAAAIGKPKAVRAVGSANGANNVAVLIPCHRVVRSDGSMGGYAYGLEIKEALLEKEALND, translated from the coding sequence ATGAACAACAACGAATCCTTGATCGATGACAACATGGCCTGGCAGGCGGTGGCCAATCGCGACCGGTCTTATGACGGCAAGTTTGTAACCGGCGTATTGACCACCGGTATCTATTGCCGCCCATCCTGCGCTGCACGGCACCCGAAGCGTGAGAATGTACGGTTCTTTGCCAAGCCTGAGCAAGCGGAAGCAGAAGGGCTCCGCGCTTGCTTACGCTGTATGCCCAAGGATGTGGCACGCGATGACGCGGCGGTGAAAGCCGTGATCGATGCGATCCGTATGGCCGAAACAGCGCCCACGCTGGACGAACTGGGTGCCATGACCAGCTATTCGCCAACCCATTTGCAGCGCATATTCAAACGTGAGATGGGTTTGTCACCAGCGGCCTATGCGCGAGCCCTGCGATCCGAGCGGGCCAAGCAAGCCCTAGATGACGGTGCATCGGTAACCGAGGCTATATATGATGCGGGCTACGGCTCTGCTTCCCGATTTTATGCAGATAATGGAAAGAGATTAGGCATGAAGCCAAGTGCTTGGAAAAATGGCGGGGCGGGCGTGACGATCCGCTGGGCCAATGTCGAAACGTCGCTGGGCACGATGATGGTTGCTGCCACAGATAAAGGCGTGTGCTGTTTATCGTTCAATGAAGGTGAAGAAGAACTGCACGACCGTTTCCCCAAGGCGGACCTGCAACCCGGTGATGACGCGTTTCAGGAACTGTTGTCGGAAGTTGCAGCGTCCGTCGAAAAGCCCGGCGATTTTAGCCATATTCCGCTGGATGTGCAGGGCACCGCTTTTCAGGAGGCCGTTTGGCAAGAACTTCAGAAAATCCCGCTCGGCGAAACCCGCAGCTATGCCGATATCGCGGCGGCCATAGGCAAGCCCAAGGCGGTGCGCGCCGTTGGCAGCGCCAATGGCGCCAACAATGTCGCCGTGCTCATCCCCTGTCACCGGGTGGTGCGTAGCGACGGCAGCATGGGCGGCTATGCCTATGGGTTGGAGATAAAAGAAGCTTTGCTCGAGAAGGAAGCGCTTAATGACTGA
- a CDS encoding isocitrate lyase/PEP mutase family protein, which produces MTDNIAQFAELHQPGQPLILYNIWDAGSAQVAVRAGAKAVATGSLSVAGAQGFEDGEKLPFEFALTNAKHIVSAVDVPVSIDLETGYGADATAVGENARQMKDAGVAGLNLEDQDLSAGGLRDVSEQAERVKAAADTGLFINARTDLFIQTPLTDHDDALAQKALERCQAYADAGAGSFFIPFAADEKLIGDICEKASLPVNIMRMPDSPSISRLAELGVARISYGPGPWMAAMTAFEAEALKIFRNQA; this is translated from the coding sequence ATGACTGATAATATCGCCCAATTTGCGGAACTGCATCAACCCGGCCAGCCGCTTATCCTATACAATATCTGGGATGCGGGCAGTGCCCAAGTTGCCGTGCGCGCTGGAGCCAAGGCGGTCGCAACGGGCAGTCTATCAGTCGCGGGTGCTCAAGGTTTTGAAGATGGCGAAAAACTGCCGTTTGAGTTTGCCTTAACCAACGCGAAACATATTGTCTCGGCGGTTGATGTGCCGGTTAGCATTGATCTGGAAACCGGATATGGCGCTGATGCTACTGCCGTTGGAGAAAATGCGCGGCAGATGAAAGACGCCGGTGTGGCTGGCCTCAATCTTGAGGATCAAGACCTGTCGGCGGGCGGATTGCGCGATGTGTCGGAACAGGCCGAACGCGTTAAAGCAGCTGCCGACACCGGACTGTTTATCAACGCACGCACGGATTTGTTTATCCAGACCCCCTTGACTGATCATGACGATGCACTCGCCCAAAAAGCGCTGGAGCGTTGTCAGGCCTATGCCGATGCGGGCGCAGGCAGCTTTTTCATTCCCTTTGCAGCGGATGAAAAGCTGATCGGCGATATTTGTGAGAAAGCCAGCTTGCCTGTCAACATCATGAGAATGCCGGACAGCCCATCCATATCCCGTTTGGCGGAGCTGGGTGTGGCCCGTATCAGCTATGGCCCTGGCCCTTGGATGGCAGCAATGACAGCATTTGAAGCGGAAGCGTTGAAAATATTTCGCAATCAGGCCTGA
- a CDS encoding MFS transporter, which yields MIADKQRQSAMRFVLLTVFIYSVGFGIIMPVLPELIQELEDVSLSEATMLGGFISASYALFQFLMGPLVGNLGDRFGRRPVFLVSLLAFGIDFALMGFATSIVWLFIGRSIAGGLGAIFGPANAAMADMSSDEDRAKSFGLVGAAFGIGFIVGPALGGFLGDFGTRIPFFVAGGLAFLNFIYGWFAFPETMAPEEKRSFEWKRANPLGALLNLGKLPNLLGVAMIYFLWMLSSSIYPTSWSFFAPAQYGWDSKMVGLSLTCVGLSMALVQAFLIGRFVSAVGERKTAIFGIFVAIVIFAVYVMVDVGWVALSMCLVVGLQGMAMPSINAMMSRRTPSNMQGELQGFNGSLAALAALIAPLLYNGSLSYFTSDAAPFQFVGAPFAIAALVGLIPLVLLLIIKPAPDHKG from the coding sequence ATGATCGCTGACAAGCAGCGCCAGTCGGCTATGCGCTTTGTACTGCTGACGGTGTTCATCTATTCCGTTGGTTTTGGCATCATCATGCCGGTACTGCCGGAGCTTATTCAGGAATTGGAGGACGTAAGCCTGTCCGAGGCGACAATGCTTGGCGGCTTTATCAGCGCCTCTTATGCGTTATTCCAGTTTTTGATGGGGCCACTTGTCGGCAATCTCGGTGATCGCTTTGGTCGTCGCCCAGTATTTTTGGTTTCGCTGCTCGCCTTTGGTATTGATTTCGCGTTGATGGGTTTTGCGACCTCAATCGTGTGGTTGTTTATTGGCCGGTCCATTGCAGGTGGATTGGGCGCCATATTCGGTCCGGCCAATGCCGCTATGGCCGATATGTCGAGCGATGAAGACCGCGCCAAAAGCTTTGGCCTGGTCGGTGCGGCCTTTGGTATCGGATTCATTGTCGGCCCGGCATTGGGTGGCTTTTTGGGTGATTTTGGTACGCGCATTCCGTTTTTTGTTGCTGGCGGATTGGCCTTTCTCAATTTCATCTATGGCTGGTTTGCTTTTCCTGAGACCATGGCACCGGAAGAGAAACGCAGTTTTGAATGGAAACGCGCCAATCCGCTGGGTGCGCTGCTCAATCTTGGCAAATTGCCGAACCTGCTGGGCGTCGCCATGATCTATTTCCTGTGGATGCTCAGCAGCTCGATCTACCCAACCAGCTGGTCGTTTTTCGCACCGGCACAATATGGCTGGGACAGCAAGATGGTGGGATTGTCGCTGACCTGCGTCGGTCTGTCCATGGCACTGGTGCAAGCTTTTCTGATTGGTCGTTTTGTCAGCGCGGTTGGTGAACGAAAAACCGCCATATTCGGAATATTCGTCGCCATCGTTATTTTCGCAGTCTACGTGATGGTTGACGTCGGTTGGGTTGCGCTGTCCATGTGCCTGGTGGTTGGGCTGCAAGGCATGGCCATGCCGAGCATCAACGCGATGATGTCCCGCCGCACGCCGAGCAATATGCAAGGAGAGCTGCAAGGCTTTAACGGCAGTCTTGCCGCACTGGCCGCTCTGATCGCGCCCCTGCTCTACAATGGCTCGTTGTCCTATTTCACCAGCGATGCCGCGCCGTTCCAATTTGTCGGCGCACCCTTTGCAATTGCAGCCTTGGTCGGGCTGATCCCACTAGTTCTGTTGCTGATCATCAAGCCAGCGCCTGATCACAAAGGTTGA
- a CDS encoding S1C family serine protease, with translation MNRFFVFFAATLAILSAAPAQADPADIAAASRSVVRVVLAATDGDKVAFVGHGSGFAVAPDKIVTNAHVVEIARQEKSVVIGIVPSQGGTSYGGKVIAYSPGNDLALIQLQDGGRLPSMTVFSGPVADGADVVAIGYPGSVDRAQGLNLDDLINPMSPVKTRGSVSGGRTTKQFDTILHTAPIASGNSGGPLIDNCGRILGANSFGSLSDGNDAEFGFAVSSREILSFLRKAGVKAGLTATPCRSVAELSQQEQRREAAARARIEAAQKAEAAERRQAEAQLRTAISQEITTERENQMAIAALMLVLSLFVSGGAAYLMLQDKRTPAIGTAGGAALLLVGAILVFLSRPAFSEIDDRVAAALKEKLPDENGTNGGSALATAGQYQCRLNSERSRITVSQVDTLDLDWAEGGCVNGRTQYGRDGDKWSRIFVPNEEQTVTISSFDPASAEFTTERYLLGLSAMTKAREIRKQYGNRACTSDEKALADITEMVKAIRTELPMQTNERLVYECEKVSP, from the coding sequence ATGAACCGCTTCTTTGTTTTTTTTGCTGCAACTCTGGCGATCCTGTCTGCGGCCCCAGCACAGGCTGACCCCGCCGATATCGCGGCTGCCAGCCGGTCGGTGGTTCGGGTTGTTCTGGCCGCCACAGATGGCGATAAAGTGGCCTTTGTTGGCCATGGCAGCGGCTTTGCGGTGGCACCTGACAAGATCGTCACCAACGCCCATGTGGTTGAAATTGCCCGGCAGGAGAAGTCCGTCGTCATCGGCATTGTGCCATCTCAGGGCGGCACCAGCTATGGCGGAAAAGTCATTGCCTATTCGCCCGGCAATGATCTGGCGCTCATTCAATTGCAGGATGGCGGCCGCCTGCCTTCGATGACAGTTTTCAGCGGACCGGTGGCCGATGGCGCAGATGTGGTTGCAATCGGCTATCCCGGTTCCGTCGATCGCGCGCAGGGTTTGAACCTCGATGATCTTATCAATCCGATGTCGCCGGTGAAAACGCGCGGTTCGGTCTCGGGCGGACGGACGACCAAGCAATTTGACACGATCCTGCATACGGCCCCGATTGCCAGCGGCAATAGCGGCGGACCGCTGATCGATAATTGCGGACGCATTTTGGGGGCGAACAGCTTTGGGTCCCTGTCCGACGGCAATGATGCCGAATTCGGCTTTGCTGTGTCCAGCCGTGAAATCCTCTCTTTCCTGCGTAAAGCCGGCGTAAAAGCCGGATTGACCGCCACACCTTGCCGGTCCGTCGCAGAATTGAGCCAGCAGGAACAAAGGCGCGAGGCCGCCGCAAGGGCCCGGATAGAAGCCGCCCAAAAGGCTGAAGCGGCCGAACGCCGACAGGCGGAAGCCCAGCTGCGGACCGCAATTTCCCAGGAAATTACAACCGAGCGTGAAAATCAGATGGCGATCGCCGCCCTGATGTTGGTGTTATCACTGTTTGTGTCTGGCGGGGCGGCCTATCTGATGCTTCAGGACAAGCGTACGCCCGCTATCGGCACGGCTGGCGGCGCGGCTCTGTTGCTGGTTGGGGCGATATTGGTTTTTCTTTCGCGGCCTGCCTTTAGCGAAATTGATGACCGCGTAGCAGCGGCGCTCAAAGAAAAACTGCCAGACGAAAATGGCACGAATGGAGGCAGCGCGCTTGCAACGGCAGGACAATATCAATGCCGCCTCAATTCCGAACGCAGCCGGATCACGGTATCGCAGGTCGATACACTGGATCTGGACTGGGCCGAAGGCGGCTGCGTCAACGGGCGCACGCAATATGGCCGCGATGGCGACAAATGGTCGCGCATTTTCGTGCCCAATGAGGAACAGACAGTCACGATCAGCAGTTTTGATCCTGCGAGCGCTGAATTCACCACCGAACGTTATTTGCTGGGCCTCAGCGCGATGACCAAAGCGCGCGAAATTCGCAAACAATATGGCAATCGTGCATGCACCAGTGACGAAAAAGCATTGGCCGATATTACCGAGATGGTGAAGGCCATCCGTACCGAGCTTCCCATGCAAACCAACGAGCGGTTGGTTTATGAGTGCGAGAAAGTCTCTCCATGA
- a CDS encoding primosomal protein N', whose amino-acid sequence MNRVHQPAKDRARVLLLNAALGPLDYRIPEGMDARPGSIVMAPLGPRKLPGVVWEAESFPVDEIDAKKLRPLLELRDVPPLSAPLRRLIEWTARYYFAAPASVLRMVLSSGAAFADNRPIIEYRLNGNVPDRMTPQREQALEKLVDVQGTISELAFKADVSVAVIRGLEKAGALDRHEVSAFADIKPPDPDFAKVDLSDDQTKIGNVLMGAVRDAAFQPYLLDGVTGSGKTEVYFEAVAEALRQDKQTLVLLPEIALTEPFLDRFQARFGTEPVAWHSGLKQSDRKKNWRALADGDAKVVVGARSALFLPYKNLGLIIVDEAHEVSFKQEDGVRYHARDVAVMRGLHEKIPVVLASATPAIESRHQVEQGNYELLELPARFGAATLPEIEALDLTQDIPARGSWLAPTLVKALEENLDKGEQSLLFLNRRGFAPLTLCRTCGHRINCPNCTAWMVEHRLTKRLACHHCGHVMPQPEQCPECGDEDSLVACGPGVERICDEVKMLFPQARTAIVTSDTIWSPAKAGEFVAQMEAGAIDIVVGTQLVTKGYHFPNLTLVGVVDADIGLEGGDLRAAERSFQQIAQVAGRAGRAEKPGHVYVQTRMPGAPVIQALIKGDRDGFYNAETESRRAAAAPPFSRLAAIIVSSEDNSEAMETARLIGQTAPKAEGFAVYGPAPAPLAMLRGRHRHRLLIHAHRSIELQEIMREWLEKLEWPRAVRVGVDVDPYSFV is encoded by the coding sequence ATGAATCGCGTTCATCAACCTGCCAAAGACCGGGCCAGAGTGCTGTTGCTCAACGCCGCGCTGGGGCCGCTCGATTATCGCATACCCGAAGGCATGGACGCGCGTCCGGGTTCTATCGTTATGGCGCCGCTAGGCCCGCGCAAATTACCAGGCGTAGTTTGGGAAGCGGAGAGCTTTCCAGTGGATGAGATTGATGCAAAGAAACTGCGCCCCTTGCTGGAGTTACGCGACGTTCCGCCGCTATCTGCACCGCTAAGGCGATTGATTGAATGGACCGCGCGTTACTATTTTGCCGCACCGGCATCGGTATTGCGCATGGTCCTTTCCAGCGGAGCGGCCTTTGCCGACAATCGCCCGATTATCGAATATCGGCTGAACGGCAATGTTCCAGACCGGATGACCCCGCAACGGGAACAGGCACTCGAAAAGCTGGTCGATGTGCAAGGCACGATCAGCGAACTGGCATTCAAGGCCGATGTGTCTGTTGCGGTCATAAGGGGGCTTGAAAAAGCAGGCGCGCTGGACCGGCATGAAGTGTCGGCTTTTGCCGATATCAAGCCGCCTGATCCCGACTTTGCCAAAGTCGATCTCAGTGATGATCAGACCAAGATTGGCAATGTTTTGATGGGCGCGGTGCGCGATGCTGCTTTTCAACCCTATTTGCTCGATGGCGTTACCGGATCGGGCAAGACGGAAGTCTATTTCGAGGCCGTGGCTGAAGCCCTGCGCCAAGATAAGCAGACTTTGGTATTGCTCCCCGAAATTGCACTTACAGAACCGTTTCTTGACCGGTTTCAGGCGCGGTTCGGAACGGAACCAGTCGCTTGGCATAGCGGCCTTAAACAATCCGATCGCAAGAAAAACTGGCGGGCTTTGGCCGATGGCGATGCGAAAGTCGTTGTCGGCGCACGGTCCGCGCTGTTCCTGCCGTACAAGAATCTTGGCCTCATCATCGTCGACGAGGCGCACGAGGTCAGTTTCAAACAGGAAGATGGCGTTCGCTATCATGCCCGCGATGTTGCCGTGATGCGCGGACTGCATGAGAAAATCCCTGTGGTGCTGGCGTCCGCAACCCCGGCGATCGAAAGCCGTCATCAAGTCGAACAGGGCAATTACGAATTGCTCGAGTTGCCCGCCCGTTTTGGTGCAGCGACATTGCCCGAGATCGAGGCACTGGACCTGACTCAGGATATTCCGGCACGCGGGTCTTGGTTAGCCCCGACATTAGTCAAAGCGCTGGAGGAAAATCTCGACAAAGGCGAGCAGTCGCTGTTGTTCCTCAACCGACGCGGCTTTGCGCCGCTGACGCTGTGCCGGACCTGCGGCCATCGGATCAATTGCCCGAATTGCACCGCATGGATGGTGGAACACAGGCTAACCAAACGCCTGGCGTGCCACCATTGCGGTCATGTCATGCCGCAGCCCGAGCAATGCCCGGAATGCGGTGATGAAGATTCTTTGGTCGCCTGTGGCCCCGGTGTGGAGCGCATTTGCGACGAGGTCAAAATGCTATTCCCGCAAGCGCGAACCGCCATTGTGACCTCCGACACCATCTGGTCACCAGCCAAGGCTGGAGAATTTGTCGCCCAGATGGAGGCTGGCGCCATTGATATCGTTGTGGGCACGCAGTTAGTCACCAAGGGCTATCACTTCCCCAATCTGACATTGGTCGGGGTCGTTGATGCGGATATTGGACTGGAAGGCGGCGACCTGCGCGCGGCCGAACGCAGTTTCCAGCAAATCGCGCAGGTTGCCGGCCGCGCCGGTCGTGCCGAAAAACCCGGTCATGTCTATGTCCAGACCCGCATGCCCGGAGCGCCGGTGATACAGGCCCTGATCAAAGGCGACCGGGACGGGTTTTATAACGCGGAAACCGAATCCCGCCGTGCCGCCGCAGCGCCGCCTTTTTCCAGATTGGCAGCCATCATTGTGTCCTCCGAGGACAATTCTGAAGCGATGGAAACCGCGCGACTAATTGGACAGACAGCACCAAAGGCAGAAGGCTTCGCCGTCTATGGCCCTGCCCCTGCCCCACTCGCCATGTTACGTGGTCGTCATCGCCATCGTTTGCTGATCCACGCGCATCGTTCGATTGAACTGCAGGAAATCATGCGGGAGTGGCTCGAAAAACTGGAGTGGCCGCGAGCGGTGCGGGTCGGTGTGGACGTTGATCCATACAGCTTTGTTTAA
- a CDS encoding DUF4197 domain-containing protein, with translation MEYINRRNFLAAGGAAAVLALPGCSSLPALSLTEAVKRLLTLSSQNAFAELMQPNGFFDSQIARISVPDRLGGTRVTNIATAMLRSKPVQKRLLKQVNRAAEKGAELAAPVIADTIRGMSIADAAAIIRGGDRAATNLLQSQLGTSLATQMLPGVSQGLNLFDNEIINLVLGQVSDINFADISQDVTNKVSDAIYRSIGAQEAKIRANPQATNDPVLIAAFGLS, from the coding sequence ATGGAATATATCAATCGACGCAATTTTCTGGCCGCAGGCGGCGCGGCTGCGGTGCTGGCCTTGCCGGGTTGTTCCAGCCTGCCAGCGCTGAGCCTGACCGAGGCGGTCAAACGTTTGCTGACGCTCTCGTCGCAAAATGCCTTTGCCGAATTGATGCAGCCCAATGGTTTTTTCGACAGCCAGATTGCCCGCATATCGGTTCCAGACCGGCTCGGCGGGACGCGGGTTACCAATATTGCCACGGCGATGCTGCGGTCCAAACCGGTCCAGAAACGTTTGCTCAAGCAAGTCAATCGCGCCGCCGAAAAAGGGGCAGAGCTGGCCGCCCCGGTAATTGCCGATACCATCCGCGGCATGAGCATAGCCGATGCCGCGGCCATCATCAGAGGCGGCGACCGCGCCGCAACCAATTTGTTGCAGAGCCAGCTCGGCACATCTTTGGCGACGCAGATGTTGCCGGGAGTCAGTCAGGGGCTGAACCTGTTCGACAACGAGATCATCAATCTGGTATTAGGGCAGGTCAGTGATATCAACTTTGCCGATATCAGCCAGGATGTGACCAATAAAGTCAGCGATGCTATATACCGGTCCATCGGCGCGCAGGAAGCGAAGATCAGAGCCAATCCGCAGGCGACCAATGATCCGGTGCTGATCGCGGCTTTTGGGCTGAGTTGA
- the fsa gene encoding fructose-6-phosphate aldolase, whose product MKFFVDTADTAEIADLAATGMVDGVTTNPSLIKKSGRDIMEVTKEICGLTDGPVSAEVVALEHDAMMKEAEVLRKIADNVCIKVPLTIDGLKTCKALTSDGTMVNVTLCFSANQALLAAKAGASFISPFVGRHDDNGFDGMKLIDDIRLIYDNYAFDTEILVASIRHPIHVLESARIGADVGTMPPNVIRGLFKHVLTDKGIEGFLADWKDTGQNIG is encoded by the coding sequence ATGAAATTCTTTGTTGATACCGCCGATACCGCTGAAATCGCTGATCTCGCCGCGACCGGCATGGTCGATGGCGTGACCACCAACCCGTCGCTGATCAAAAAATCCGGCCGCGACATCATGGAAGTGACCAAGGAGATTTGCGGTCTCACCGATGGTCCGGTTTCTGCTGAAGTTGTTGCGCTTGAACATGACGCGATGATGAAAGAGGCAGAGGTGCTGCGTAAGATTGCAGACAATGTCTGCATCAAGGTGCCGCTGACGATTGACGGCCTAAAAACCTGCAAAGCGCTGACCAGTGATGGCACGATGGTCAATGTGACGCTTTGCTTCTCCGCCAATCAAGCGTTGCTGGCTGCGAAAGCGGGCGCGAGCTTCATTTCCCCGTTCGTCGGCCGCCACGATGATAATGGTTTCGATGGCATGAAGCTGATCGACGATATCCGGCTGATCTATGACAATTATGCTTTTGACACAGAAATCCTGGTCGCCTCTATCCGCCACCCGATCCATGTGCTGGAATCGGCGCGGATTGGCGCAGATGTGGGAACCATGCCACCGAACGTCATTCGCGGCCTGTTCAAACATGTCCTGACTGACAAGGGCATTGAAGGCTTTCTGGCCGACTGGAAAGATACCGGCCAGAATATTGGATAA
- a CDS encoding penicillin-binding protein activator, producing MNVMTDNLHVGQIEKTSKQTGRRSLLKYAGLASIIFLAGCETVVPRGGERAPTPTPTPPPVTGALPSDTTHHRIALLVPLSGKNAGVGQSLANATTMALLDTKAGNIRMTNYDTAKGAAAAARKAVADGNKLIIGPLLSDNVVATANIARPAGVPILSFSNDAGVAGNNVFLLGHIPSQSINRVVSYAKSKGMSRFAALVPNGVYGQRASSTLLRSVKDVGGTVVSIQNFSRDSKSVEAATKKLSENGNFDAVLLADNGSMAIRAAPYIRQNASSTAKILGTDLWNTSSNLAGAPSMRGAWFASVSDGLYRQYASKYRTRYGRAPFRLSSLGYDSVLLTVKVAQNWKVGTPFPINQLTDSGGFIGLDGVFRFRRNGISERALEVQEIRSGSFSVIDPAPKSF from the coding sequence ATGAACGTCATGACAGATAATTTGCACGTGGGACAGATAGAAAAAACATCCAAGCAAACTGGACGTCGTAGCCTGTTGAAATATGCCGGGCTCGCCTCCATCATTTTTCTTGCGGGTTGTGAAACCGTTGTTCCCCGCGGCGGCGAACGCGCACCTACACCGACGCCGACACCGCCACCAGTAACGGGTGCTCTGCCATCGGACACAACGCATCATCGTATTGCTTTGCTGGTTCCCCTGTCCGGCAAGAATGCTGGCGTCGGACAATCGCTCGCCAATGCGACCACGATGGCGCTGCTTGATACTAAGGCGGGCAACATCCGCATGACCAACTATGATACGGCAAAAGGCGCAGCTGCGGCGGCGCGCAAAGCGGTTGCAGACGGGAACAAGCTGATCATTGGCCCGTTGCTCAGCGATAATGTCGTTGCGACGGCCAATATCGCCCGCCCAGCTGGCGTCCCGATACTGAGCTTTTCGAACGATGCCGGTGTCGCGGGCAATAATGTATTCCTACTCGGTCATATCCCATCTCAGTCGATCAATCGCGTGGTAAGCTATGCCAAATCAAAAGGTATGAGCCGCTTTGCCGCTCTGGTTCCCAATGGGGTTTATGGTCAACGCGCATCATCAACATTATTGCGCTCGGTCAAAGATGTCGGCGGGACCGTGGTCTCAATTCAGAATTTCAGTCGTGATTCCAAATCAGTAGAGGCGGCAACCAAGAAATTGTCTGAAAATGGTAATTTTGATGCGGTACTGCTCGCCGACAATGGCAGCATGGCAATCAGGGCAGCGCCTTATATCCGTCAGAACGCCAGCAGCACGGCCAAAATACTTGGCACCGATCTATGGAATACCAGCAGCAATCTCGCTGGCGCTCCTTCCATGCGCGGCGCCTGGTTCGCTAGCGTTTCAGACGGATTATACCGGCAATATGCCAGCAAATATCGTACCCGTTATGGTCGTGCGCCTTTCCGGCTGTCTAGTCTTGGCTATGACTCGGTATTGCTGACCGTCAAGGTGGCACAAAATTGGAAAGTCGGCACGCCCTTCCCAATCAATCAGCTCACCGATTCCGGTGGGTTCATTGGTCTGGACGGTGTTTTCCGCTTCCGCCGCAACGGTATTTCCGAACGCGCTTTGGAAGTGCAGGAAATCCGCAGCGGCAGCTTCAGCGTGATTGATCCAGCACCCAAAAGTTTTTAG
- the rsmI gene encoding 16S rRNA (cytidine(1402)-2'-O)-methyltransferase, with the protein MTFIMSAPFEHGLYIVATPIGNLGDLSRRGEEILAAADLILVEDSRVTGKLLNHIDKKKKMMVYNDHKGEQARQEILAAARCKIVALVSDAGTPLISDPGYKLVRDARTAGIYVTTVPGPSAVIAALTLSGLPSDRFLFEGFLPSKSKARGAALAELKPIKATLIFYENGSRLGAMLADAHDNLGDREGAVIREITKKFEETVTGKLSDLAARYASEKPKGEIVVVIGPPGEDAPASSEDIEAALRLALERLPAAKAAGEVARAFGADRKALYDLANRWKAEREK; encoded by the coding sequence ATGACGTTCATTATGTCTGCTCCCTTTGAACATGGCCTGTATATCGTTGCCACACCAATCGGCAACCTCGGAGATTTATCCCGCCGGGGCGAAGAAATTCTCGCTGCCGCCGATCTTATTTTGGTCGAAGATTCAAGAGTCACTGGCAAGCTATTGAATCACATAGATAAAAAGAAAAAGATGATGGTCTATAATGACCATAAGGGGGAGCAAGCACGGCAGGAAATTTTAGCCGCAGCGAGATGTAAAATTGTCGCACTGGTCAGTGACGCCGGCACGCCGCTTATTTCCGACCCCGGATATAAGCTCGTGCGCGATGCGCGAACGGCGGGCATATATGTGACGACTGTCCCTGGGCCGAGCGCCGTGATCGCAGCATTGACTTTATCGGGTTTGCCTAGCGACCGGTTTCTGTTCGAAGGATTTTTGCCAAGTAAGAGCAAGGCGCGTGGGGCTGCCCTGGCAGAATTAAAGCCGATAAAGGCAACGCTGATATTTTATGAAAATGGCTCGCGCCTTGGTGCCATGCTTGCGGATGCGCATGATAATTTGGGCGATCGGGAAGGCGCCGTGATCCGTGAAATCACGAAAAAATTTGAAGAAACGGTCACGGGCAAGCTGTCCGATCTTGCCGCCCGTTACGCAAGCGAAAAACCTAAGGGTGAGATAGTTGTCGTCATCGGCCCGCCCGGAGAGGACGCGCCCGCCAGCAGCGAAGATATCGAAGCGGCGTTACGATTGGCGCTGGAGCGCTTGCCGGCGGCAAAAGCGGCTGGTGAAGTTGCACGCGCTTTTGGTGCTGATCGCAAAGCGCTTTATGATCTGGCCAATCGCTGGAAAGCGGAACGGGAAAAATGA
- a CDS encoding YraN family protein yields MNRRQAEQQGRRAESIAAGWLRLHGWRILAKRVRTARGEVDIIAKRLGLVAFVEVKARSKAADLETAIDHHRLKRVAAAAEILYSEYCQNGEDARIDVILVAPRRLPTHLTNVWHGF; encoded by the coding sequence ATGAACCGCAGGCAGGCCGAACAGCAAGGGCGGCGCGCAGAAAGCATAGCCGCCGGTTGGCTGCGGCTGCACGGCTGGAGAATATTGGCAAAGCGCGTACGGACGGCGCGCGGAGAAGTTGATATCATAGCAAAGCGTTTAGGCCTGGTCGCCTTTGTCGAGGTGAAAGCACGCTCGAAGGCCGCGGATCTGGAAACGGCAATCGATCATCATCGGCTGAAACGCGTCGCAGCAGCGGCGGAAATTCTTTATTCCGAATATTGCCAAAATGGCGAAGATGCGCGCATCGACGTTATTTTGGTTGCACCGCGACGCCTGCCGACCCATTTAACCAACGTATGGCACGGATTTTAG